A stretch of Malus sylvestris chromosome 11, drMalSylv7.2, whole genome shotgun sequence DNA encodes these proteins:
- the LOC126588775 gene encoding uncharacterized protein LOC126588775 isoform X2, whose amino-acid sequence MVETRRSSSSKRALSASPPPNPKRSKASDASSSNNGVRSGPPAEPLGPIKESGSQPPELELRSSDPPTIDSLKAINGPDATALERSPDDVAEGEALVSPQPLGETAVRAGLKRGKKLPKKKAKLNSKSAWGMLISQFSKRDGSSAAELEIICGKGDVQVNEKTYQKDTKVILNGGDEVVFGLSGKHAYIFQQLTNDHGIATQGIPSISILETQNAPVNGMHMEARSGDPSAVDGASILATMSNVPNDLSLLSEPAKAGDDLQQDAEMPSLPSACRDTDDHTPDIEMKESTNINDQVSGDKNIVQYPDTANENPNLDSVELDIDTETQKASGATYQLRPLFRMFTGSSSANFDLSDSIAKILDEQREIRELLHNFDPPMLISTRRQAFKEKLQQGILRPDDIDVSFEGFPYYLSETTKKVLIASTHPNLRCSNFGKYFSSLPTGSPRILLSGPAGSEIYQETLAKALAKHFGARLLIVDSLLLPGVEAPPPKDSDSVKEVPRLERVSTFTKRAAHAAGFKHKKPTSSVEAEITGGSTVSSQALPKQETSTASSRVNTFKQGDRVKFVGAISSGTQPLQSCPLLRGPSYGCRGKVVLAFEENGASKIGVRFDKSIPDGNDLGGLCEEDHGFFCSASHLLPLDVSGGDDIDKLAIGELLEVATNASKSLPLIVFLKDIEKVMAGNPDAYSVLKSKLSNLPENVVVIGSHTQLDNRKEKSHPGSLLFTKFGLNQTALLDLAFPDNLGGRLHERSKETPKTMKQVQLSRIFPNKVTIQLPQDEALLSDWKQQLERDVETLKSQSNIVTIRSVLNRVSVDCPDLESLCIKDIALTTESVDKVVGWAVSHHLMHCSDALVKDDKLVISTESLKDGLNILQGIQNENKSIKKSLKDVVTGNEFEKKLLADVIPPSDIGVTFDDIGALENVKDTLKELVMLPLQRPELFSKGQLTKPCKGILLFGPPGTGKTMLAKAVATEAGANFINISMSSITSKWFGEGEKYVKAVFSLASKIAPSVVFVDEVDSMLGRRENPGEHEAMRKMKNEFMVNWDGLRTKDKERVLVLAATNRPFDLDEAVIRRLPRRLMVNLPDGQNREKILRVVLAKEDLETDVDLEAVANMTDGYSGSDLKNLCVAAAHLPIREILEKEKKERSLALAENRPVPELYCSTDIRPLKMEDFKHAHDQVCASVSSESTNMSELLQWNDLYGEGGSRKKTSLSYFM is encoded by the exons ATGGTTGAAACCAGGCGCAGCTCCTCTTCCAAACGCGCCTTGTCCGCCTCCCCTCCTCCCAACCCCAAGCGCTCAAAG GCGTCTGATGCTTCATCGTCGAACAACGGAGTTAGGAGCGGGCCGCCAGCGGAGCCTTTGGGTCCGATTAAGGAATCTGGGTCTCAACCTCCGGAACTTGAGCTCCGATCCTCTGATCCGCCGACTATCGATTCGTTGAAGGCAATTAACGGCCCTGATGCTACCGCGCTGGAAAGATCCCCCGATGATGTTGCGGAAGGCGAGGCCTTGGTTTCACCGCAGCCTTTGG GGGAAACTGCAGTCCGTGCCGGTTTGAAGCGGGGTAAGAAGCTTCcgaagaagaaagcaaaattGAATTCGAAATCTGCTTGGGGAATGCTTATTTCGCAGTTCTCAAAG CGTGACGGTTCGTCCGCTGCAGAACTAGAGATTATATGTGGTAAAGGTGATGTTCAGGTGAATGAGAAGACTTATCAAAAGGACACGAAGGTGATTCTTAATGGAGGCGATGAGGTTGTATTCGGCTTGTCTGGAAAACATGCATAT ATTTTCCAGCAGCTGACCAATGACCATGGTATAGCTACTCAGGGCATACCTTCAATTAGCATTTTAGAAACCCAGAATGCTCCAGTTAATGGGATGCATATGGAGGCAAGATCAGGGGACCCCTCTGCTGTTGATGGGGCTTCAATATTAGCGACGATGTCAAATGTGCCAAATGACTTGTCGCTACTTTCAGAACCTGCTAAAGCTGGCGACGATCTGCAACAAGATGCAGAGATGCCTTCTCTTCCTTCTGCCTGTCGAGATACAGATGATCATACTCCAGACATTGAGATGAAGGAGAGTACTAATATTAATGATCAAGTTTCGGGTGATAAAAATATTGTTCAGTACCCTGACACTGCGAATGAAAACCCCAATCTTGATAGTGTTGAATTGGATATTGATACTGAAACCCAGAAGGCCTCTGGGGCAACTTATCAACTAAGACCACTCTTCCGAATGTTTACCGGTTCTTCTAGTGCCAATTTTGACTTAAGTGACAGCATTGCTAAGATACTTGACGAGCAAAGGGAAATAAGAGAACTTCTTCACAATTTTGATCCTCCAATGTTGATATCAACTAGGCGACAAGCATTTAAAGAAAAACTGCAACAAGGAATTCTACGTCCTGATGATATTGATGTCTCATTCGAAGGTTTTCCATATTACCTAAG TGAAACAACAAAGAAGGTTTTGATTGCATCCACCCACCCGAATTTGAGGTGTAGCAATTTTGGAAAATATTTTTCATCACTACCTACCGGGAGCCCGCGCATATTATTATCTGGTCCAGCAG GTTCTGAGATATATCAGGAAACCTTGGCAAAGGCACTCGCGAAACATTTTGGTGCTAGATTACTAATTGTAGATTCTCTTCTCCTGCCTGGT GTTGAGGCACCACCGCCCAAGGATTCTGATTCTGTTAAAGAAGTACCAAGGCTTGAAAGAGTTTCCACATTTACGAAACGAGCAGCTCATGCTGCTGGATTCAAGCACAAGAAACCGACCTCTAGTGTTGAGGCTGAAATTACTGGCGGATCCACTGTGAGTTCTCAGGCACTGCCAAAGCAGGAGACTTCTACTGCATCATCCAGAGTCAATACTTTTAAACAAG GTGACAGGGTCAAATTTGTGGGTGCCATATCTTCTGGTACTCAACCGCTGCAGAGTTGTCCTCTTCTAAG GGGACCATCATATGGTTGTCGAGGCAAAGTAgttcttgcttttgaagaaaATGGGGCCTCAAAAATTGGTGTTAGATTTGATAAATCAATACCAGATGGCAATGATCTTGGTGGTCTTTGTGAAGAAGATCATGGCTTCTTTTGTTCTG CTAGTCATTTACTTCCCTTGGATGTTTCTGGAGGTGATGATATTGACAAGCTTGCAATCGGTGAACTTCTTGAG GTGGCAACCAATGCGAGTAAAAGTCTTCCTTTGATAGTGTTTTTGAAAGATATAGAAAAGGTTATGGCGGGTAACCCAGATGCATATAGTGTCTTGAAGAGTAAGCTTTCAAACTTGCCAGAGAATGTTGTTGTGATTGGCTCTCATACCCAGTTGGACAATCGCAAGGAGAAG TCCCATCCTGGTAGCCTTTTGTTTACAAAGTTCGGCTTAAACCAAACAGCTTTGCTTGATCTTGCTTTTCCG GATAACCTTGGTGGTAGACTGCATGAGAGGAGCAAAGAAACTCCTAAAACTATGAAGCAAGTTCAACTCTCTCGGATTTTCCCCAACAAAGTGACCATACAGCTGCCCCAG GATGAGGCTTTACTTTCGGACTGGAAGCAGCAGTTGGAACGTGatgttgaaactttgaaatCGCAGTCTAATATTGTTACCATTCGCTCA GTTCTTAACCGAGTTTCTGTGGATTGCCCTGACCTTGAAAGTCTTTGCATTAAAGATATAGCGCTTACAACTGAAA gtgttgacaaagtagtaggCTGGGCTGTTAGTCACCATCTTATGCATTGTTCAGACGCTTTAGTTAAAGATGACAAACTTGTTATTTCTACTGAAAG TCTTAAGGATGGACTAAACATTCTACAAGGCATTCAAAACGAAAACAAGAGCATAAAGAAATCACTTAAG GATGTGGTTACTGgaaatgaatttgagaaaaaaCTTCTTGCTGATGTTATTCCACCGAGCGATATTGGGGTTACTTTTGATGACATCGGGGCCTTGGAAAATGTGAAGGACACCCTAAAGGAGTTGGTGATGCTTCCTCTTCAGAGGCCTGAATTATTTAGCAAGGGACAGTTGACTAAG CCTTGTAAAGGAATCTTGCTCTTTGGTCCTCCGGGCACTGGAAAGACCATGCTTGCGAAGGCTGTTGCAACGGAAGCTGGTGCAAACTTTATTAACATATCAATGTCAAGTATTACTTCAAAg TGGTTTGGGGAAGGAGAGAAGTACGTTAAAGCGGTGTTCTCCTTAGCTAGTAAAATTGCCCCTAgtgttgtttttgttgatgaG GTTGACAGCATGTTAGGCAGACGTGAAAATCCTGGGGAACATGAGGCTATGCgtaaaatgaaaaatgagttcATGGTTAACTGGGATGGTCTGCGTACAAAGGATAAAGAACGTGTATTGGTACTTGCTGCTACTAATAGGCCTTTTGACCTTGATGAGGCTGTTATTAGGAGGCTTCCGAGGAG ATTGATGGTGAACTTGCCAGATGGCCAGAACAGAGAAAAAATACTGAGAGTTGTATTGGCCAAAGAAGATTTGGAAACTGACGTTGATTTGGAGGCAGTTGCAAATATGACAGATGGGTATTCCGGAAGTGACTTAAAG AATCTGTGTGTTGCTGCAGCTCACCTCCCCATTAGGGAAATTttggagaaggagaaaaag GAGAGAAGTTTAGCTTTGGCGGAGAACAGACCTGTACCGGAGTTGTACTGCAGCACCGACATTCGTCCTTTGAAGATGGAGGACTTCAAACATGCGCATGACCAG gtgtgtgcaagtgtgtcatcgGAGTCGACAAATATGAGTGAGCTTCTCCAATGGAATGACCTATACGGCGAAGGCGGATCAAGAAAGAAGACCTCTCTCAGCTATTTTATGTAG
- the LOC126588775 gene encoding uncharacterized protein LOC126588775 isoform X3, whose protein sequence is MLPRWKDPPMMLRKARPWFHRSLWGFGLILNFGCWGFLGETAVRAGLKRGKKLPKKKAKLNSKSAWGMLISQFSKNPHQFICETVFTVGQSHECHLCLKDPSISTTLCKLKHVKRDGSSAAELEIICGKGDVQVNEKTYQKDTKVILNGGDEVVFGLSGKHAYIFQQLTNDHGIATQGIPSISILETQNAPVNGMHMEARSGDPSAVDGASILATMSNVPNDLSLLSEPAKAGDDLQQDAEMPSLPSACRDTDDHTPDIEMKESTNINDQVSGDKNIVQYPDTANENPNLDSVELDIDTETQKASGATYQLRPLFRMFTGSSSANFDLSDSIAKILDEQREIRELLHNFDPPMLISTRRQAFKEKLQQGILRPDDIDVSFEGFPYYLSETTKKVLIASTHPNLRCSNFGKYFSSLPTGSPRILLSGPAGSEIYQETLAKALAKHFGARLLIVDSLLLPGVEAPPPKDSDSVKEVPRLERVSTFTKRAAHAAGFKHKKPTSSVEAEITGGSTVSSQALPKQETSTASSRVNTFKQGDRVKFVGAISSGTQPLQSCPLLRGPSYGCRGKVVLAFEENGASKIGVRFDKSIPDGNDLGGLCEEDHGFFCSASHLLPLDVSGGDDIDKLAIGELLEVATNASKSLPLIVFLKDIEKVMAGNPDAYSVLKSKLSNLPENVVVIGSHTQLDNRKEKSHPGSLLFTKFGLNQTALLDLAFPDNLGGRLHERSKETPKTMKQVQLSRIFPNKVTIQLPQDEALLSDWKQQLERDVETLKSQSNIVTIRSVLNRVSVDCPDLESLCIKDIALTTESVDKVVGWAVSHHLMHCSDALVKDDKLVISTESLKDGLNILQGIQNENKSIKKSLKDVVTGNEFEKKLLADVIPPSDIGVTFDDIGALENVKDTLKELVMLPLQRPELFSKGQLTKPCKGILLFGPPGTGKTMLAKAVATEAGANFINISMSSITSKWFGEGEKYVKAVFSLASKIAPSVVFVDEVDSMLGRRENPGEHEAMRKMKNEFMVNWDGLRTKDKERVLVLAATNRPFDLDEAVIRRLPRRLMVNLPDGQNREKILRVVLAKEDLETDVDLEAVANMTDGYSGSDLKNLCVAAAHLPIREILEKEKKERSLALAENRPVPELYCSTDIRPLKMEDFKHAHDQVCASVSSESTNMSELLQWNDLYGEGGSRKKTSLSYFM, encoded by the exons ATGCTACCGCGCTGGAAAGATCCCCCGATGATGTTGCGGAAGGCGAGGCCTTGGTTTCACCGCAGCCTTTGG ggttttggtttgattttgaatTTCGGTTGTTGGGGTTTCTTAGGGGAAACTGCAGTCCGTGCCGGTTTGAAGCGGGGTAAGAAGCTTCcgaagaagaaagcaaaattGAATTCGAAATCTGCTTGGGGAATGCTTATTTCGCAGTTCTCAAAG AATCCGCACCAGTTCATTTGTGAGACTGTTTTCACTGTCGGTCAAAGTCATGAGTGCCATTTATGTCTTAAAGACCCATCCATTAGTACCACTTTGTGTAAACTGAAACATGTTAAG CGTGACGGTTCGTCCGCTGCAGAACTAGAGATTATATGTGGTAAAGGTGATGTTCAGGTGAATGAGAAGACTTATCAAAAGGACACGAAGGTGATTCTTAATGGAGGCGATGAGGTTGTATTCGGCTTGTCTGGAAAACATGCATAT ATTTTCCAGCAGCTGACCAATGACCATGGTATAGCTACTCAGGGCATACCTTCAATTAGCATTTTAGAAACCCAGAATGCTCCAGTTAATGGGATGCATATGGAGGCAAGATCAGGGGACCCCTCTGCTGTTGATGGGGCTTCAATATTAGCGACGATGTCAAATGTGCCAAATGACTTGTCGCTACTTTCAGAACCTGCTAAAGCTGGCGACGATCTGCAACAAGATGCAGAGATGCCTTCTCTTCCTTCTGCCTGTCGAGATACAGATGATCATACTCCAGACATTGAGATGAAGGAGAGTACTAATATTAATGATCAAGTTTCGGGTGATAAAAATATTGTTCAGTACCCTGACACTGCGAATGAAAACCCCAATCTTGATAGTGTTGAATTGGATATTGATACTGAAACCCAGAAGGCCTCTGGGGCAACTTATCAACTAAGACCACTCTTCCGAATGTTTACCGGTTCTTCTAGTGCCAATTTTGACTTAAGTGACAGCATTGCTAAGATACTTGACGAGCAAAGGGAAATAAGAGAACTTCTTCACAATTTTGATCCTCCAATGTTGATATCAACTAGGCGACAAGCATTTAAAGAAAAACTGCAACAAGGAATTCTACGTCCTGATGATATTGATGTCTCATTCGAAGGTTTTCCATATTACCTAAG TGAAACAACAAAGAAGGTTTTGATTGCATCCACCCACCCGAATTTGAGGTGTAGCAATTTTGGAAAATATTTTTCATCACTACCTACCGGGAGCCCGCGCATATTATTATCTGGTCCAGCAG GTTCTGAGATATATCAGGAAACCTTGGCAAAGGCACTCGCGAAACATTTTGGTGCTAGATTACTAATTGTAGATTCTCTTCTCCTGCCTGGT GTTGAGGCACCACCGCCCAAGGATTCTGATTCTGTTAAAGAAGTACCAAGGCTTGAAAGAGTTTCCACATTTACGAAACGAGCAGCTCATGCTGCTGGATTCAAGCACAAGAAACCGACCTCTAGTGTTGAGGCTGAAATTACTGGCGGATCCACTGTGAGTTCTCAGGCACTGCCAAAGCAGGAGACTTCTACTGCATCATCCAGAGTCAATACTTTTAAACAAG GTGACAGGGTCAAATTTGTGGGTGCCATATCTTCTGGTACTCAACCGCTGCAGAGTTGTCCTCTTCTAAG GGGACCATCATATGGTTGTCGAGGCAAAGTAgttcttgcttttgaagaaaATGGGGCCTCAAAAATTGGTGTTAGATTTGATAAATCAATACCAGATGGCAATGATCTTGGTGGTCTTTGTGAAGAAGATCATGGCTTCTTTTGTTCTG CTAGTCATTTACTTCCCTTGGATGTTTCTGGAGGTGATGATATTGACAAGCTTGCAATCGGTGAACTTCTTGAG GTGGCAACCAATGCGAGTAAAAGTCTTCCTTTGATAGTGTTTTTGAAAGATATAGAAAAGGTTATGGCGGGTAACCCAGATGCATATAGTGTCTTGAAGAGTAAGCTTTCAAACTTGCCAGAGAATGTTGTTGTGATTGGCTCTCATACCCAGTTGGACAATCGCAAGGAGAAG TCCCATCCTGGTAGCCTTTTGTTTACAAAGTTCGGCTTAAACCAAACAGCTTTGCTTGATCTTGCTTTTCCG GATAACCTTGGTGGTAGACTGCATGAGAGGAGCAAAGAAACTCCTAAAACTATGAAGCAAGTTCAACTCTCTCGGATTTTCCCCAACAAAGTGACCATACAGCTGCCCCAG GATGAGGCTTTACTTTCGGACTGGAAGCAGCAGTTGGAACGTGatgttgaaactttgaaatCGCAGTCTAATATTGTTACCATTCGCTCA GTTCTTAACCGAGTTTCTGTGGATTGCCCTGACCTTGAAAGTCTTTGCATTAAAGATATAGCGCTTACAACTGAAA gtgttgacaaagtagtaggCTGGGCTGTTAGTCACCATCTTATGCATTGTTCAGACGCTTTAGTTAAAGATGACAAACTTGTTATTTCTACTGAAAG TCTTAAGGATGGACTAAACATTCTACAAGGCATTCAAAACGAAAACAAGAGCATAAAGAAATCACTTAAG GATGTGGTTACTGgaaatgaatttgagaaaaaaCTTCTTGCTGATGTTATTCCACCGAGCGATATTGGGGTTACTTTTGATGACATCGGGGCCTTGGAAAATGTGAAGGACACCCTAAAGGAGTTGGTGATGCTTCCTCTTCAGAGGCCTGAATTATTTAGCAAGGGACAGTTGACTAAG CCTTGTAAAGGAATCTTGCTCTTTGGTCCTCCGGGCACTGGAAAGACCATGCTTGCGAAGGCTGTTGCAACGGAAGCTGGTGCAAACTTTATTAACATATCAATGTCAAGTATTACTTCAAAg TGGTTTGGGGAAGGAGAGAAGTACGTTAAAGCGGTGTTCTCCTTAGCTAGTAAAATTGCCCCTAgtgttgtttttgttgatgaG GTTGACAGCATGTTAGGCAGACGTGAAAATCCTGGGGAACATGAGGCTATGCgtaaaatgaaaaatgagttcATGGTTAACTGGGATGGTCTGCGTACAAAGGATAAAGAACGTGTATTGGTACTTGCTGCTACTAATAGGCCTTTTGACCTTGATGAGGCTGTTATTAGGAGGCTTCCGAGGAG ATTGATGGTGAACTTGCCAGATGGCCAGAACAGAGAAAAAATACTGAGAGTTGTATTGGCCAAAGAAGATTTGGAAACTGACGTTGATTTGGAGGCAGTTGCAAATATGACAGATGGGTATTCCGGAAGTGACTTAAAG AATCTGTGTGTTGCTGCAGCTCACCTCCCCATTAGGGAAATTttggagaaggagaaaaag GAGAGAAGTTTAGCTTTGGCGGAGAACAGACCTGTACCGGAGTTGTACTGCAGCACCGACATTCGTCCTTTGAAGATGGAGGACTTCAAACATGCGCATGACCAG gtgtgtgcaagtgtgtcatcgGAGTCGACAAATATGAGTGAGCTTCTCCAATGGAATGACCTATACGGCGAAGGCGGATCAAGAAAGAAGACCTCTCTCAGCTATTTTATGTAG
- the LOC126588775 gene encoding uncharacterized protein LOC126588775 isoform X1 has product MVETRRSSSSKRALSASPPPNPKRSKASDASSSNNGVRSGPPAEPLGPIKESGSQPPELELRSSDPPTIDSLKAINGPDATALERSPDDVAEGEALVSPQPLGETAVRAGLKRGKKLPKKKAKLNSKSAWGMLISQFSKNPHQFICETVFTVGQSHECHLCLKDPSISTTLCKLKHVKRDGSSAAELEIICGKGDVQVNEKTYQKDTKVILNGGDEVVFGLSGKHAYIFQQLTNDHGIATQGIPSISILETQNAPVNGMHMEARSGDPSAVDGASILATMSNVPNDLSLLSEPAKAGDDLQQDAEMPSLPSACRDTDDHTPDIEMKESTNINDQVSGDKNIVQYPDTANENPNLDSVELDIDTETQKASGATYQLRPLFRMFTGSSSANFDLSDSIAKILDEQREIRELLHNFDPPMLISTRRQAFKEKLQQGILRPDDIDVSFEGFPYYLSETTKKVLIASTHPNLRCSNFGKYFSSLPTGSPRILLSGPAGSEIYQETLAKALAKHFGARLLIVDSLLLPGVEAPPPKDSDSVKEVPRLERVSTFTKRAAHAAGFKHKKPTSSVEAEITGGSTVSSQALPKQETSTASSRVNTFKQGDRVKFVGAISSGTQPLQSCPLLRGPSYGCRGKVVLAFEENGASKIGVRFDKSIPDGNDLGGLCEEDHGFFCSASHLLPLDVSGGDDIDKLAIGELLEVATNASKSLPLIVFLKDIEKVMAGNPDAYSVLKSKLSNLPENVVVIGSHTQLDNRKEKSHPGSLLFTKFGLNQTALLDLAFPDNLGGRLHERSKETPKTMKQVQLSRIFPNKVTIQLPQDEALLSDWKQQLERDVETLKSQSNIVTIRSVLNRVSVDCPDLESLCIKDIALTTESVDKVVGWAVSHHLMHCSDALVKDDKLVISTESLKDGLNILQGIQNENKSIKKSLKDVVTGNEFEKKLLADVIPPSDIGVTFDDIGALENVKDTLKELVMLPLQRPELFSKGQLTKPCKGILLFGPPGTGKTMLAKAVATEAGANFINISMSSITSKWFGEGEKYVKAVFSLASKIAPSVVFVDEVDSMLGRRENPGEHEAMRKMKNEFMVNWDGLRTKDKERVLVLAATNRPFDLDEAVIRRLPRRLMVNLPDGQNREKILRVVLAKEDLETDVDLEAVANMTDGYSGSDLKNLCVAAAHLPIREILEKEKKERSLALAENRPVPELYCSTDIRPLKMEDFKHAHDQVCASVSSESTNMSELLQWNDLYGEGGSRKKTSLSYFM; this is encoded by the exons ATGGTTGAAACCAGGCGCAGCTCCTCTTCCAAACGCGCCTTGTCCGCCTCCCCTCCTCCCAACCCCAAGCGCTCAAAG GCGTCTGATGCTTCATCGTCGAACAACGGAGTTAGGAGCGGGCCGCCAGCGGAGCCTTTGGGTCCGATTAAGGAATCTGGGTCTCAACCTCCGGAACTTGAGCTCCGATCCTCTGATCCGCCGACTATCGATTCGTTGAAGGCAATTAACGGCCCTGATGCTACCGCGCTGGAAAGATCCCCCGATGATGTTGCGGAAGGCGAGGCCTTGGTTTCACCGCAGCCTTTGG GGGAAACTGCAGTCCGTGCCGGTTTGAAGCGGGGTAAGAAGCTTCcgaagaagaaagcaaaattGAATTCGAAATCTGCTTGGGGAATGCTTATTTCGCAGTTCTCAAAG AATCCGCACCAGTTCATTTGTGAGACTGTTTTCACTGTCGGTCAAAGTCATGAGTGCCATTTATGTCTTAAAGACCCATCCATTAGTACCACTTTGTGTAAACTGAAACATGTTAAG CGTGACGGTTCGTCCGCTGCAGAACTAGAGATTATATGTGGTAAAGGTGATGTTCAGGTGAATGAGAAGACTTATCAAAAGGACACGAAGGTGATTCTTAATGGAGGCGATGAGGTTGTATTCGGCTTGTCTGGAAAACATGCATAT ATTTTCCAGCAGCTGACCAATGACCATGGTATAGCTACTCAGGGCATACCTTCAATTAGCATTTTAGAAACCCAGAATGCTCCAGTTAATGGGATGCATATGGAGGCAAGATCAGGGGACCCCTCTGCTGTTGATGGGGCTTCAATATTAGCGACGATGTCAAATGTGCCAAATGACTTGTCGCTACTTTCAGAACCTGCTAAAGCTGGCGACGATCTGCAACAAGATGCAGAGATGCCTTCTCTTCCTTCTGCCTGTCGAGATACAGATGATCATACTCCAGACATTGAGATGAAGGAGAGTACTAATATTAATGATCAAGTTTCGGGTGATAAAAATATTGTTCAGTACCCTGACACTGCGAATGAAAACCCCAATCTTGATAGTGTTGAATTGGATATTGATACTGAAACCCAGAAGGCCTCTGGGGCAACTTATCAACTAAGACCACTCTTCCGAATGTTTACCGGTTCTTCTAGTGCCAATTTTGACTTAAGTGACAGCATTGCTAAGATACTTGACGAGCAAAGGGAAATAAGAGAACTTCTTCACAATTTTGATCCTCCAATGTTGATATCAACTAGGCGACAAGCATTTAAAGAAAAACTGCAACAAGGAATTCTACGTCCTGATGATATTGATGTCTCATTCGAAGGTTTTCCATATTACCTAAG TGAAACAACAAAGAAGGTTTTGATTGCATCCACCCACCCGAATTTGAGGTGTAGCAATTTTGGAAAATATTTTTCATCACTACCTACCGGGAGCCCGCGCATATTATTATCTGGTCCAGCAG GTTCTGAGATATATCAGGAAACCTTGGCAAAGGCACTCGCGAAACATTTTGGTGCTAGATTACTAATTGTAGATTCTCTTCTCCTGCCTGGT GTTGAGGCACCACCGCCCAAGGATTCTGATTCTGTTAAAGAAGTACCAAGGCTTGAAAGAGTTTCCACATTTACGAAACGAGCAGCTCATGCTGCTGGATTCAAGCACAAGAAACCGACCTCTAGTGTTGAGGCTGAAATTACTGGCGGATCCACTGTGAGTTCTCAGGCACTGCCAAAGCAGGAGACTTCTACTGCATCATCCAGAGTCAATACTTTTAAACAAG GTGACAGGGTCAAATTTGTGGGTGCCATATCTTCTGGTACTCAACCGCTGCAGAGTTGTCCTCTTCTAAG GGGACCATCATATGGTTGTCGAGGCAAAGTAgttcttgcttttgaagaaaATGGGGCCTCAAAAATTGGTGTTAGATTTGATAAATCAATACCAGATGGCAATGATCTTGGTGGTCTTTGTGAAGAAGATCATGGCTTCTTTTGTTCTG CTAGTCATTTACTTCCCTTGGATGTTTCTGGAGGTGATGATATTGACAAGCTTGCAATCGGTGAACTTCTTGAG GTGGCAACCAATGCGAGTAAAAGTCTTCCTTTGATAGTGTTTTTGAAAGATATAGAAAAGGTTATGGCGGGTAACCCAGATGCATATAGTGTCTTGAAGAGTAAGCTTTCAAACTTGCCAGAGAATGTTGTTGTGATTGGCTCTCATACCCAGTTGGACAATCGCAAGGAGAAG TCCCATCCTGGTAGCCTTTTGTTTACAAAGTTCGGCTTAAACCAAACAGCTTTGCTTGATCTTGCTTTTCCG GATAACCTTGGTGGTAGACTGCATGAGAGGAGCAAAGAAACTCCTAAAACTATGAAGCAAGTTCAACTCTCTCGGATTTTCCCCAACAAAGTGACCATACAGCTGCCCCAG GATGAGGCTTTACTTTCGGACTGGAAGCAGCAGTTGGAACGTGatgttgaaactttgaaatCGCAGTCTAATATTGTTACCATTCGCTCA GTTCTTAACCGAGTTTCTGTGGATTGCCCTGACCTTGAAAGTCTTTGCATTAAAGATATAGCGCTTACAACTGAAA gtgttgacaaagtagtaggCTGGGCTGTTAGTCACCATCTTATGCATTGTTCAGACGCTTTAGTTAAAGATGACAAACTTGTTATTTCTACTGAAAG TCTTAAGGATGGACTAAACATTCTACAAGGCATTCAAAACGAAAACAAGAGCATAAAGAAATCACTTAAG GATGTGGTTACTGgaaatgaatttgagaaaaaaCTTCTTGCTGATGTTATTCCACCGAGCGATATTGGGGTTACTTTTGATGACATCGGGGCCTTGGAAAATGTGAAGGACACCCTAAAGGAGTTGGTGATGCTTCCTCTTCAGAGGCCTGAATTATTTAGCAAGGGACAGTTGACTAAG CCTTGTAAAGGAATCTTGCTCTTTGGTCCTCCGGGCACTGGAAAGACCATGCTTGCGAAGGCTGTTGCAACGGAAGCTGGTGCAAACTTTATTAACATATCAATGTCAAGTATTACTTCAAAg TGGTTTGGGGAAGGAGAGAAGTACGTTAAAGCGGTGTTCTCCTTAGCTAGTAAAATTGCCCCTAgtgttgtttttgttgatgaG GTTGACAGCATGTTAGGCAGACGTGAAAATCCTGGGGAACATGAGGCTATGCgtaaaatgaaaaatgagttcATGGTTAACTGGGATGGTCTGCGTACAAAGGATAAAGAACGTGTATTGGTACTTGCTGCTACTAATAGGCCTTTTGACCTTGATGAGGCTGTTATTAGGAGGCTTCCGAGGAG ATTGATGGTGAACTTGCCAGATGGCCAGAACAGAGAAAAAATACTGAGAGTTGTATTGGCCAAAGAAGATTTGGAAACTGACGTTGATTTGGAGGCAGTTGCAAATATGACAGATGGGTATTCCGGAAGTGACTTAAAG AATCTGTGTGTTGCTGCAGCTCACCTCCCCATTAGGGAAATTttggagaaggagaaaaag GAGAGAAGTTTAGCTTTGGCGGAGAACAGACCTGTACCGGAGTTGTACTGCAGCACCGACATTCGTCCTTTGAAGATGGAGGACTTCAAACATGCGCATGACCAG gtgtgtgcaagtgtgtcatcgGAGTCGACAAATATGAGTGAGCTTCTCCAATGGAATGACCTATACGGCGAAGGCGGATCAAGAAAGAAGACCTCTCTCAGCTATTTTATGTAG